Below is a window of Planctomycetota bacterium DNA.
GGGCAACCCGGCGCAGAAGAGCATCAGCACGCTGCCAATGGCCACCCGCAGCGCCGCTTCCAGCGTCGGCATCGACCGGATGGCCTCCAGAATGGGCGCGATCTTCGACGCATTGATCAGGATGCCCAGCACCAGCACCAGCGCGAGCGTGAGGATCGATCGCGGTGTCGCCCGCCATCCCAGCAGCAGGTCTTCCAGCGTGTAGCCGGCGCGCCGGATGGCGATGAGCGGCACCACGAAAAGCAGGCCGATTTTGAACGCGAAAGCATAGGTTGCGTCGGAGGTCAGATGCGTCGCGCCCCAGATCGGCAGGGGCCAGGCGCGCTCGAAGAGTCCGGTGGCCACGGAGGCGCCGATATACGCGATCGCAAAGAGCAGCGCCACGCGGGTCTCGCGCGCCGGGTTGATGATGCGGATGGACGCGACGGGGAGTCGTTGCCAGATCAGGAATGCCTTCACGCCGAACCCCGCATTGCGTTGTCCTGGAGATGCCGGTGCATCACAAAGGCATCGACGTGGCCGAGCTTTGCGTGCTGGAACGCTTTGGGAAGCGTGCCGACGATGGAGAAGCCAAGTTGCTTCCACAACTTGACCGCGCCCGTGTTCGTGCTCACCACAAAGTTGAACTGCATGGCCAGAAAGCCGGCGTCCTTCGCTTCGGCAAGACAATGTTCGCCCATCGCCTTGCCGACGCCCATGCCCTGCGCCGCGGGGTCGACCATGAAGGAAGCGTTGGCGACGTGCGAGCCAAGGTCGGGCTGATTGGCCATGAACTTGTACATGCCGAGAATTTCATGATGGTCAGACGCCACATAGGTCGTGATGCCAGGGGCGAACCAATAGTCGTGGGCAACTTGCTTGCTCGTGTCGGGTGCGAGCACCATCGTGTCACCTGCGGCGACAACCGCCTGAAAGATTGGCCACATGCCATCGAAGTCTGCTTCGGTGGCGCGTCGAATCTTCAGGGCACTCTTAGACGAAGATGCTGGTGTGGTGCTCATGCGGTTCTCAGCTTTGCTTGTAGACATCCGTGCTCAGGTACTTCAGGCCGGTGTCGCACGCGAGCGTGACCACAGTTGCGCCCGGCCCGAGTCGCTTGGCCATTTGGACCGCGGCTAGGACATTGGCGCCGGAGGATGTGCCCGCGAAGATCGCCTCCTCGCGGGCAAGGCGCCGCGTCATCTCTTTCGCGTCCGCGGTCTTGATCGGAATGATTTCGTCCACAAGCGTCGGATCCCACAGCGGGGGCGTGTAGCCGATGCCAACACCTTCAATTTTGTGGGGACCGGCCTGGCCTCCGAGCAGCACCGATGATTCAGCGGGCTCGACGGCCACAATTTTGACGCGTGGATTGTGTCGCTTGAGCACCTCGGCCACGCCGCGCGAAGAAGCCCCCGTGCCCACGCTGTGCACGAAGGCATCGACCTTGCCGAGGGTCTGCCTCCAGATCTCCTCGCCAAGCGGGTGATAGCCCGCGATGCTGTCGTGGTTGTTGAGCTGGTCGATCCACATCGTGCGCGGCTCCCGACTCAATGCGCGGGCGGCCTCGATCATGTCCAGGATCAACTTACGGGTGGTGAGGCCGCCCTCGCTCGGCAGGAGCGTCAATTCGGCGCCCAGCGCCCGCATGTGATCCAGTTTCTCCCTGCTGAACGCGTCGGAGCTGACGATCCGGATGCGGTAGCCCTTGGCGGCGCAGACCAGCG
It encodes the following:
- a CDS encoding GNAT family N-acetyltransferase; translation: MKIRRATEADFDGMWPIFQAVVAAGDTMVLAPDTSKQVAHDYWFAPGITTYVASDHHEILGMYKFMANQPDLGSHVANASFMVDPAAQGMGVGKAMGEHCLAEAKDAGFLAMQFNFVVSTNTGAVKLWKQLGFSIVGTLPKAFQHAKLGHVDAFVMHRHLQDNAMRGSA
- a CDS encoding cysteine synthase family protein — translated: MNILDAIGNTSIVQLRKVAPAHGADIFVKLEGENPTGSMKDRMALMVIERAEKDGRLKPGDTVVEYTGGSTGSSLALVCAAKGYRIRIVSSDAFSREKLDHMRALGAELTLLPSEGGLTTRKLILDMIEAARALSREPRTMWIDQLNNHDSIAGYHPLGEEIWRQTLGKVDAFVHSVGTGASSRGVAEVLKRHNPRVKIVAVEPAESSVLLGGQAGPHKIEGVGIGYTPPLWDPTLVDEIIPIKTADAKEMTRRLAREEAIFAGTSSGANVLAAVQMAKRLGPGATVVTLACDTGLKYLSTDVYKQS
- a CDS encoding CPBP family intramembrane metalloprotease, whose product is MKAFLIWQRLPVASIRIINPARETRVALLFAIAYIGASVATGLFERAWPLPIWGATHLTSDATYAFAFKIGLLFVVPLIAIRRAGYTLEDLLLGWRATPRSILTLALVLVLGILINASKIAPILEAIRSMPTLEAALRVAIGSVLMLFCAGLPEEIVYRWGLQTRLELAWGRPTAIIVTAILFTAWHLPTRFFLASGAEGTANDLSSVLLGTGLPVLVVGLIFGWAWDRWRNLPALIAIHWGIDTLPSVASLLHVPVGSH